The Candidatus Koribacter versatilis Ellin345 genome has a segment encoding these proteins:
- a CDS encoding PilZ domain-containing protein yields the protein MNDKRQCERYSCNGSGDLITQNNGRVWGHLGDISTRGFYLSTFGPWPVNTDVRFKIEVEGTQICGTGIVATSHPGVGMAVVFKDMTDDAQHALSMVVHELQGSSERPVGMGLRV from the coding sequence ATGAACGACAAGCGGCAATGCGAGCGGTACAGCTGTAACGGTAGTGGCGACCTCATAACTCAGAACAACGGACGGGTTTGGGGCCACCTAGGCGATATCTCGACCCGAGGTTTCTATCTCTCCACATTTGGACCGTGGCCAGTGAACACGGATGTGCGCTTCAAGATCGAAGTCGAAGGCACGCAGATCTGCGGGACTGGCATCGTGGCGACAAGCCATCCTGGCGTGGGCATGGCAGTCGTATTCAAGGATATGACGGATGATGCGCAGCACGCGCTCTCCATGGTCGTCCACGAACTGCAAGGTTCGAGCGAACGCCCCGTCGGCATGGGACTGCGCGTGTAG